Proteins encoded by one window of bacterium:
- the rpsL gene encoding 30S ribosomal protein S12, which yields MPSINQLVRHGRKVVKQKTSSPALTACPQRRGVCTRVYTTTPKKPNSALRKVARVRLTNGYEVTSYIPGEGHNLQEHSIVLIRGGRVKDLPGVRYHIIRGTLDASGVTDRKKSRSKYGAKKPKS from the coding sequence TTGCCATCGATTAACCAGTTAGTCCGTCACGGCCGGAAGGTGGTCAAGCAGAAGACCTCCTCGCCGGCGCTGACCGCGTGCCCGCAGCGCAGGGGGGTCTGCACGCGTGTCTACACCACTACGCCCAAGAAGCCGAACTCGGCTTTGCGTAAGGTGGCCAGGGTCCGTCTGACCAACGGCTATGAGGTAACCTCGTACATACCGGGCGAGGGGCACAATCTTCAGGAACACTCGATTGTGCTCATCCGCGGCGGTCGCGTTAAGGACCTGCCGGGTGTGCGCTATCATATCATCCGTGGCACTCTGGATGCCAGCGGCGTCACTGACCGCAAGAAAAGTCGGTCAAAGTATGGCGCTAAAAAGCCCAAATCCTAA